From a region of the Stenotrophomonas sp. BIO128-Bstrain genome:
- a CDS encoding LysR family transcriptional regulator, which translates to MATDNLTHLAAFAAVARHRSFRKAGAELALSTSAVSYAIRALEERLGVGLFHRTTRSVALTEAGQRLLERLQPALGQVHDALEEMNHFRAAPAGLLRINATRAAVQTQLGPRLAKFLLAHPDVRLELAQDDGLVDIVAGGYDAGVRLHESVPEDMVAVPLGPALRGLIVGAPSYLAGREIPQHPRDLHRHECVRFRFASGHLYKWQFERDGQALEIDVPGRLTLGDQNTILQAVVDGLGLAYVLEDSARPYLDDGRLVAVLEDWSEPFAGFAVYYPRQRQMSSALRAFIDLLRG; encoded by the coding sequence ATGGCCACTGACAACCTGACCCACCTCGCCGCCTTCGCCGCCGTGGCCCGCCACCGCAGCTTCCGCAAGGCCGGGGCGGAGCTGGCGCTGTCCACCTCGGCGGTCAGCTACGCGATCCGCGCGCTGGAAGAACGTCTGGGCGTGGGTCTGTTCCATCGCACGACCCGCAGCGTCGCCCTCACCGAAGCCGGCCAGCGCCTGCTCGAGCGCCTGCAGCCCGCGCTGGGGCAGGTGCATGACGCATTGGAAGAGATGAACCACTTCCGCGCGGCACCGGCCGGCCTTCTGCGCATCAACGCCACCCGCGCCGCCGTCCAGACCCAGCTCGGCCCACGCCTGGCGAAGTTCCTGCTCGCGCACCCGGATGTGCGTTTGGAGTTGGCCCAGGACGATGGCCTGGTGGACATCGTCGCCGGCGGTTACGACGCTGGCGTGCGCCTGCACGAATCGGTGCCGGAAGACATGGTGGCCGTGCCACTGGGGCCGGCGCTGCGCGGCCTGATCGTGGGTGCGCCCTCCTATCTGGCGGGGCGGGAGATACCGCAGCACCCCCGTGATCTGCATCGGCACGAGTGTGTGCGGTTCCGCTTCGCCAGCGGCCATCTCTACAAGTGGCAGTTCGAACGCGATGGCCAGGCTCTGGAGATCGACGTGCCCGGGCGCCTCACGTTGGGTGATCAGAACACGATCCTGCAGGCGGTGGTGGACGGGTTGGGGCTGGCCTACGTGCTGGAAGATTCCGCACGCCCGTATCTCGACGACGGCCGGCTGGTTGCCGTGCTGGAGGACTGGAGCGAGCCGTTCGCCGGCTTTGCGGTGTATTACCCACGGCAGCGGCAGATGTCGTCTGCGCTGCGGGCGTTCATTGATCTGCTGCGGGGGTAG
- a CDS encoding metal/formaldehyde-sensitive transcriptional repressor has product MPHSPQEKKRVLARVRRIRGQCDALDRALEAGAECGPVLQQIAAIRGAVNGLMSEVMEAHLREEFGQPAQSDAQRDERVREMSMLIRSYLK; this is encoded by the coding sequence ATGCCCCATTCCCCGCAGGAAAAAAAGCGCGTTCTCGCCCGGGTCCGTCGGATCCGCGGCCAGTGCGATGCACTCGACCGCGCGCTGGAAGCCGGGGCCGAGTGCGGGCCGGTGCTGCAGCAGATCGCCGCGATCCGTGGTGCCGTCAACGGGCTGATGTCCGAAGTGATGGAGGCGCATCTGCGCGAAGAGTTCGGGCAACCGGCCCAATCCGATGCGCAGCGCGATGAGCGCGTGCGCGAGATGAGCATGCTGATCCGTTCCTATCTGAAATGA
- a CDS encoding glutamate--cysteine ligase — protein MSSPSHVAETPITDRNELVATLASGEKPQAQWRIGTEHEKFGFRLDDLRPPTFDGDRGIEALLNGLTRFGWDPVQEDGRTIALLRDNASVTLEPAGQLELSGAALETIHQTCVETGTHLNEVAQVAGELQLGFLGMGFQPKWTRDEMPWMPKGRYKIMREYMPKVGTLGLDMMTRTCTVQVNLDYATEADMVKKFRVSLALQPIATALFADSPFTEGAPNGYQSYRSHIWTDTDNDRTGMLDFVFEDGFGYERYVDYLLDVPMYFSYRDGRYHDASGQSFRDFMVGKLPVLPGQLPTLRDWSDHMTTAFPEVRLKKYLEMRGADAGPWSRLCALPAFWVGLLYDDAALDAAWDLVRDFSLVERNVLRDGVPRHGLKLPFRNGTVLDLSREALKIAVAGLKRRAARNADGQDESKFLEVLQEIVDSGLTPADRKLALFHGEWGGNIDPVFKEFAY, from the coding sequence TTGTCGAGCCCCAGCCACGTCGCCGAGACGCCGATCACCGACCGTAATGAACTGGTCGCCACGTTGGCCTCCGGCGAAAAGCCCCAGGCGCAGTGGCGCATCGGCACCGAGCACGAGAAGTTCGGCTTCCGCCTGGACGATCTGCGCCCGCCCACCTTTGATGGCGACCGCGGCATCGAAGCGCTGCTCAACGGCCTGACCCGCTTCGGCTGGGACCCGGTGCAGGAAGACGGACGCACCATCGCACTGCTGCGCGACAACGCCTCGGTGACGCTGGAACCGGCGGGCCAGCTGGAGCTCTCCGGCGCGGCGCTGGAAACCATCCACCAGACCTGCGTGGAAACCGGCACCCACCTCAACGAGGTGGCGCAGGTGGCCGGCGAACTGCAGCTGGGCTTCCTCGGCATGGGCTTCCAGCCGAAGTGGACGCGCGATGAAATGCCGTGGATGCCCAAGGGCCGCTACAAGATCATGCGCGAGTACATGCCCAAGGTCGGCACGCTCGGCCTGGACATGATGACCCGCACCTGCACGGTGCAGGTCAACCTGGACTACGCCACCGAAGCGGACATGGTGAAGAAGTTCCGGGTGTCGCTGGCGCTGCAGCCGATCGCCACCGCGCTGTTCGCCGATTCGCCGTTCACCGAAGGCGCGCCGAACGGCTACCAGAGCTACCGCTCGCACATCTGGACCGACACCGACAACGATCGCACCGGCATGCTCGACTTCGTGTTCGAGGACGGCTTCGGTTACGAGCGTTACGTGGATTACCTGCTTGATGTGCCGATGTACTTCTCCTACCGCGATGGCAGGTACCACGATGCCAGCGGCCAGAGCTTCCGCGATTTCATGGTCGGCAAGCTGCCGGTGCTGCCGGGCCAGCTGCCCACGCTGCGCGACTGGTCGGACCACATGACCACCGCCTTCCCCGAGGTGCGGTTGAAGAAGTACCTGGAAATGCGCGGCGCCGATGCCGGCCCGTGGAGCCGCCTGTGCGCGCTGCCCGCGTTCTGGGTGGGCCTGCTGTACGACGATGCCGCGCTGGATGCCGCCTGGGACCTGGTGCGTGATTTCAGCCTGGTCGAACGCAACGTCCTGCGTGATGGCGTGCCGCGCCATGGGCTGAAGCTGCCGTTCCGCAACGGCACCGTGCTGGACCTGTCGCGCGAGGCCCTGAAGATCGCCGTGGCCGGCCTCAAGCGCCGCGCTGCGCGCAACGCCGATGGCCAGGACGAAAGCAAGTTCCTGGAGGTGCTGCAGGAGATCGTCGATTCCGGGTTGACTCCGGCCGACCGCAAGCTGGCGCTCTTCCACGGCGAGTGGGGCGGCAACATCGATCCGGTGTTCAAGGAATTTGCGTACTGA
- a CDS encoding c-type cytochrome — protein MRHARVLAVSALAVSLLAAVAVAQTSITPLPDNGPIRTASLEVDFSKTTWGDPKAGQTKAAACAACHSADGNSTVEMYPSIAGQSERYSAQQMALIANGQRTSGASAAMVPFVQDLTPQDMRDIGAYFATQKATAGIADDGAVTEGPYAGRKFYEIGQQLYRGGDAERGIPACMACHGPTGAGNPGPAYPHISGQHAAYVARRLQEYQAGTTQETDKAHFQIMATIAKSLTEQEIQALASYLQGLHNRADDVAAATPVAGGAQAP, from the coding sequence ATGCGCCATGCTCGCGTTCTTGCCGTTTCCGCACTTGCTGTCTCGCTGCTCGCCGCCGTTGCCGTTGCCCAGACCTCGATCACCCCGTTGCCGGACAACGGGCCGATCAGGACCGCCTCGCTGGAGGTCGATTTCAGCAAAACCACCTGGGGCGATCCCAAGGCCGGGCAGACCAAGGCCGCGGCCTGCGCAGCCTGCCACTCGGCCGATGGCAACTCCACGGTGGAGATGTACCCGAGCATCGCCGGCCAGAGCGAGCGCTACAGCGCCCAGCAGATGGCCCTGATCGCCAATGGCCAGCGCACCTCCGGCGCCTCGGCGGCAATGGTGCCGTTCGTGCAGGACCTCACCCCGCAGGACATGCGCGACATCGGCGCCTATTTCGCCACGCAGAAGGCCACGGCCGGCATCGCCGACGATGGCGCGGTCACCGAAGGCCCGTATGCCGGCAGGAAGTTCTATGAGATCGGCCAGCAGCTGTATCGCGGGGGTGATGCCGAGCGTGGCATCCCTGCCTGCATGGCCTGCCACGGCCCCACCGGCGCCGGCAACCCGGGCCCGGCCTACCCGCATATCAGTGGCCAGCACGCGGCCTATGTCGCGCGTCGCCTGCAGGAGTACCAGGCCGGGACCACCCAGGAAACCGACAAGGCCCACTTCCAGATCATGGCCACGATCGCCAAGTCGTTGACCGAGCAGGAAATCCAGGCCTTGGCCAGTTACCTGCAGGGCCTGCACAACCGCGCCGATGACGTGGCTGCGGCAACGCCGGTCGCGGGGGGCGCGCAGGCACCCTGA
- a CDS encoding NAD(P)-dependent alcohol dehydrogenase, translating to MSLAHGYAVHDQTAPLVPFSFERRPAGPDDVRIEILFSGICHSDLHQARDDWGGSKFPMVPGHEIIGRVTEVGANVTRFKVGDFAGVGCMVDSCRHCAACDEDLEQYCEKGATFTYNSTERESGQPTFGGYSDHIVVEQRFVVKVSETLDLKAAAPLLCAGITTYSPLRHWKVGPGQKVGVIGLGGLGHMGVKFAKAMGATVVMITTTPEKGADAKRLGADEVLVSRDPAQMKAHAGSFDFLLNTIPVSHDTNPYMGLLKRDATMCLVGVLTELDPPLMGAAMMFGRKHITGSAIGGMAETQEMMDFCAEHNIVSDVEVIDIKTVNEAWERMAKNDVRYRFVIDMGTLEKAA from the coding sequence ATGTCCCTCGCCCATGGTTATGCGGTGCACGACCAGACCGCGCCGCTGGTGCCGTTCTCCTTCGAACGTCGCCCGGCCGGTCCCGATGACGTCCGCATCGAGATTCTCTTCAGTGGCATCTGCCACTCCGACCTGCACCAGGCCCGCGACGATTGGGGTGGTTCCAAGTTCCCGATGGTGCCCGGCCACGAGATCATCGGCCGCGTGACCGAGGTCGGTGCCAACGTCACCCGCTTCAAGGTGGGTGACTTCGCCGGCGTCGGCTGCATGGTCGATTCCTGCCGCCACTGCGCCGCCTGCGACGAAGATCTGGAGCAGTACTGCGAGAAGGGCGCCACCTTCACCTACAACAGCACCGAGCGCGAGAGCGGCCAGCCGACCTTCGGCGGATACTCGGACCACATCGTGGTCGAGCAGCGCTTCGTGGTGAAGGTGTCCGAGACGCTCGACCTCAAGGCCGCCGCACCGCTGCTGTGCGCAGGCATCACCACCTACTCCCCGCTGCGCCACTGGAAGGTCGGCCCCGGCCAGAAGGTCGGCGTCATCGGCCTGGGCGGCCTGGGCCACATGGGCGTGAAGTTCGCCAAGGCGATGGGCGCCACCGTGGTGATGATCACCACCACCCCGGAAAAGGGTGCCGATGCCAAGCGCCTGGGCGCCGATGAAGTACTGGTCTCGCGCGATCCGGCGCAGATGAAGGCCCACGCCGGCAGCTTCGATTTCCTGCTCAACACCATCCCGGTCAGCCACGACACCAACCCGTACATGGGCCTGCTCAAGCGCGATGCGACGATGTGCCTGGTCGGTGTGTTGACCGAGCTGGATCCGCCGCTGATGGGCGCTGCGATGATGTTCGGCCGCAAGCACATCACCGGCTCGGCGATTGGCGGCATGGCCGAAACGCAGGAGATGATGGACTTCTGTGCCGAGCACAACATCGTCAGCGATGTGGAAGTGATCGACATCAAGACCGTCAACGAGGCCTGGGAGCGCATGGCGAAGAACGACGTTCGCTACCGCTTCGTGATCGACATGGGCACGCTGGAAAAGGCCGCCTGA
- the yihA gene encoding ribosome biogenesis GTP-binding protein YihA/YsxC, protein MSLLLERAQYLLSAHNTRQLPEDVGAEVAFAGRSNAGKSSALNALTRQNSLARVSKTPGRTQQLVFFEVTPEAKLVDLPGYGYAKVPLDLQAHWQAFIDQYFRTREALRGLVVVMDIRHPLKDYDRQMLAYAVQRGLPAHALLTKADKLGRGQQGIALQKVRKELHSSFGDTVSVQTFSGPARQGVDEARGIIGGWLGLNKPAPEAA, encoded by the coding sequence ATGTCATTGCTCCTCGAACGCGCCCAATACCTGCTTTCGGCCCACAACACCCGGCAATTGCCGGAAGACGTGGGCGCGGAAGTCGCCTTTGCCGGTCGCTCCAACGCCGGCAAATCCAGTGCCCTCAACGCCCTCACCCGCCAGAACAGCCTGGCCCGGGTCTCCAAGACCCCCGGCCGCACCCAGCAGCTGGTGTTCTTCGAGGTCACCCCGGAGGCCAAGCTGGTCGATCTGCCCGGTTACGGCTACGCCAAGGTCCCGCTGGACCTGCAGGCGCACTGGCAGGCCTTCATCGACCAGTACTTCCGTACCCGCGAGGCCCTGCGTGGCCTGGTGGTGGTGATGGACATCCGTCACCCGCTGAAGGACTACGATCGCCAGATGCTGGCCTATGCCGTGCAGCGCGGCCTGCCCGCGCACGCGCTGCTGACCAAGGCCGACAAGCTTGGCCGTGGCCAGCAGGGCATCGCCCTGCAGAAGGTGCGCAAGGAACTGCATTCCTCGTTCGGCGACACCGTCAGCGTGCAGACCTTCTCCGGCCCCGCCCGCCAGGGCGTGGATGAAGCCCGCGGGATCATCGGCGGCTGGCTGGGCCTGAACAAGCCGGCGCCCGAAGCGGCCTGA
- a CDS encoding S-(hydroxymethyl)glutathione dehydrogenase/class III alcohol dehydrogenase — protein MKSRAAVAFAAGEPLKIVEIDVAPPQKGEVLVKITHTGVCHTDAFTLSGDDPEGLFPAVLGHEGAGIVVEVGEGVTSVKPGDHVIPLYTAECGECLFCQSGKTNLCVAVRATQGKGVMPDGTTRFSYNGEPIYHYMGCSTFSEYTVVAEVSLAKINPEANPEHVCLLGCGVTTGIGAVHNTAKVQEGDSVAVFGLGGIGLAVIQGARQAKAGRIFAIDTNPSKFELAKQFGATDCINPKDHDKPIQQVIVEMTTWGVDHTFECIGNVNVMRAALECAHRGWGQSVVIGVAGSGQEISTRPFQLVTGRSWKGTAFGGVKGRSQLPGMVEDAMKGDIELAPFVTHTMGLDEINDAFDLMHEGKSIRSVVHF, from the coding sequence ATGAAATCCCGTGCCGCCGTTGCCTTCGCCGCTGGCGAACCGTTGAAGATCGTCGAGATCGATGTCGCGCCGCCGCAGAAGGGCGAAGTGCTGGTCAAGATCACCCACACCGGTGTCTGCCACACCGATGCGTTCACGCTGTCCGGCGATGATCCGGAAGGTCTGTTCCCGGCGGTGCTCGGCCATGAAGGCGCGGGCATCGTGGTCGAAGTGGGCGAGGGCGTCACCAGCGTCAAGCCGGGCGACCACGTGATCCCGCTGTACACCGCCGAGTGTGGTGAGTGCCTGTTCTGCCAGAGCGGAAAGACCAACCTGTGCGTGGCCGTGCGCGCCACCCAGGGCAAGGGCGTGATGCCCGATGGCACTACCCGCTTCAGCTACAACGGCGAACCGATCTACCACTACATGGGCTGCTCCACCTTCAGTGAGTACACCGTGGTGGCCGAAGTCTCGCTGGCCAAGATCAATCCGGAAGCCAACCCGGAACACGTCTGCCTGCTCGGCTGCGGCGTGACCACCGGCATCGGCGCGGTGCACAACACCGCCAAGGTGCAGGAAGGCGATTCGGTGGCGGTGTTCGGGCTGGGCGGCATCGGCCTGGCGGTGATCCAGGGCGCGCGCCAGGCCAAGGCCGGCCGCATCTTCGCGATCGATACCAACCCCTCCAAGTTCGAACTGGCCAAGCAGTTCGGCGCGACCGATTGCATCAACCCCAAGGACCATGACAAGCCGATCCAGCAGGTCATCGTGGAGATGACCACGTGGGGCGTGGACCATACGTTTGAATGCATCGGCAACGTCAACGTGATGCGCGCCGCGCTGGAATGCGCGCACCGTGGCTGGGGCCAGTCGGTGGTGATCGGTGTGGCCGGCTCGGGCCAGGAAATCTCGACGCGTCCGTTCCAGCTCGTCACCGGCCGCTCGTGGAAGGGCACCGCCTTCGGTGGCGTCAAGGGCCGCAGCCAGCTGCCGGGCATGGTCGAAGACGCCATGAAGGGCGATATCGAACTGGCGCCGTTCGTGACCCACACGATGGGCCTGGACGAGATCAACGATGCGTTCGACCTGATGCACGAAGGCAAGTCGATCCGCTCGGTCGTGCATTTCTGA
- a CDS encoding MBL fold metallo-hydrolase: MSFPRIRTLATALLLAVAAGPALATTTHTPRGQVPGVYHQQIGTLQVTALFDGTVALGRQELVGIAPGAVTRLLDHRYVPEDGKGLQTAVNAYLVQQGDHLTLVDTGTAQCFGPGLGQVLGNLRKAGYDPAEVDDVVLTHAHPDHLCGLLDAQDTLAYPNATVWLSAADAAFWLDPASEATAPQGVRFAFALARKAVAPYEASGKLKRFAPGDTLPTGITALDSHGHTVGHVSYRIDGGAGQQLLVWGDLVHFHAVQFAQPQASYEADSDRTAAIASRRRMMAQAADQGWWVAGAHLPFPGLGHVRREGEAFAWVPGEFAPLPAK, translated from the coding sequence ATGTCGTTTCCCCGCATTCGCACGCTCGCCACGGCGCTGCTGCTGGCCGTTGCCGCCGGCCCGGCACTGGCCACCACCACACACACCCCGCGCGGGCAGGTGCCCGGCGTCTACCACCAGCAGATCGGCACGTTGCAGGTCACTGCCCTGTTCGACGGCACGGTCGCACTGGGCCGACAGGAACTCGTCGGGATCGCTCCCGGCGCGGTCACCCGCCTGCTCGATCACCGCTACGTGCCCGAGGATGGCAAAGGCCTGCAGACCGCGGTCAACGCCTACCTGGTGCAGCAGGGCGATCACCTGACGTTGGTCGATACCGGCACCGCGCAGTGCTTCGGCCCCGGGCTGGGCCAGGTGCTGGGCAACCTGCGCAAGGCCGGCTATGACCCGGCCGAGGTGGATGATGTCGTGCTGACCCACGCCCACCCCGACCACCTGTGTGGCCTGCTGGATGCGCAGGACACGCTGGCCTACCCGAATGCCACGGTGTGGCTGTCCGCCGCCGATGCGGCGTTCTGGCTGGATCCGGCCAGTGAAGCCACCGCGCCGCAGGGCGTCCGGTTTGCCTTCGCATTGGCACGCAAGGCGGTGGCACCGTATGAAGCGAGCGGGAAATTGAAGCGCTTTGCCCCTGGCGACACGTTGCCGACCGGGATCACCGCATTGGACAGCCACGGCCACACCGTCGGGCATGTGTCTTACCGGATCGATGGTGGCGCCGGCCAGCAGCTGCTGGTGTGGGGCGACCTCGTGCATTTCCATGCCGTGCAGTTCGCCCAGCCGCAGGCCTCCTATGAAGCCGACAGCGACCGCACGGCTGCGATCGCCAGTCGGCGCCGGATGATGGCGCAGGCTGCGGATCAGGGCTGGTGGGTGGCCGGCGCGCACCTGCCGTTCCCAGGGCTGGGCCATGTCCGGCGTGAAGGAGAGGCGTTCGCCTGGGTGCCGGGCGAATTCGCGCCGTTACCGGCGAAATGA
- a CDS encoding VIT family protein: MSRSRHPEVHRSDRVGWLRAAVLGANDGIVSVAGLVVGIAASGATASTILATGIAGTVAGAMSMAAGEYVSVQSQADTELADLAVEKRELHEDPHSELEELAAIYRQRGLSPALAHEVATQLTAHDALGAHARDELGITEELRARPMQAAMASAGAFVSGAALPVLTALLAPHAYVGQATTMVTLLGLCLTGTLAAHAGGAPRLRGALRVTFWGAIAMAAAALVGHLFNVAG; this comes from the coding sequence ATGAGTCGATCCCGACATCCGGAAGTCCATCGCTCCGACCGCGTCGGCTGGCTGCGTGCCGCCGTGCTTGGCGCCAATGACGGCATCGTCTCGGTGGCCGGGCTGGTGGTCGGCATCGCGGCCAGTGGTGCCACGGCGTCGACCATCCTGGCCACCGGCATCGCCGGGACCGTGGCCGGTGCGATGTCGATGGCGGCTGGCGAGTATGTTTCGGTGCAGTCGCAGGCCGATACCGAGCTGGCCGACCTGGCGGTGGAAAAGCGCGAGCTGCACGAAGACCCGCACAGCGAGCTGGAAGAGCTGGCGGCCATCTACCGGCAGCGTGGGCTGAGCCCCGCGCTGGCGCACGAGGTAGCCACCCAGCTGACGGCGCACGACGCGCTGGGCGCCCACGCCCGTGATGAGCTGGGCATCACCGAAGAGCTGCGCGCGCGCCCGATGCAGGCAGCGATGGCCTCGGCCGGTGCCTTCGTCAGCGGCGCGGCGTTGCCGGTGCTGACCGCCCTGCTCGCCCCGCATGCCTACGTCGGCCAGGCAACCACCATGGTGACGCTGCTGGGGCTGTGCCTGACCGGCACGCTGGCCGCGCACGCCGGCGGTGCCCCGCGCCTGCGCGGTGCGTTGCGCGTCACGTTCTGGGGTGCCATTGCGATGGCTGCGGCGGCGCTGGTCGGACACCTGTTCAACGTGGCAGGCTGA
- a CDS encoding universal stress protein — translation MFTKILVALDGGPQHAQVLELAASLAGPASRLHLLCVLDPAFALADDAPRAEHAEYPAADAQVHQAEQLLSNALGRLRERGIDGLGHHPAGEPAQVICDHARQHGCDLIVIGHRHLSRMERLLDRSVGQWTVDHAPCPVLVEVRGGET, via the coding sequence ATGTTCACCAAGATCCTCGTTGCCCTGGATGGCGGCCCCCAGCATGCGCAGGTACTGGAGCTGGCGGCCTCATTGGCCGGCCCTGCCTCGCGCCTGCACCTGCTGTGCGTGCTTGACCCGGCCTTCGCGCTGGCCGACGACGCGCCCCGTGCCGAGCACGCCGAGTATCCGGCCGCCGACGCCCAGGTCCACCAGGCCGAACAGCTGCTTTCCAACGCGCTCGGCCGCCTTCGCGAGCGCGGCATCGATGGCCTCGGGCATCACCCGGCCGGCGAACCGGCGCAGGTGATCTGCGACCATGCCCGCCAGCACGGCTGCGACCTGATCGTCATCGGCCACCGCCACCTGTCACGGATGGAGCGCCTGCTGGACCGCTCGGTCGGGCAATGGACGGTGGACCATGCGCCGTGCCCGGTGCTGGTGGAAGTGCGCGGTGGCGAGACCTGA
- a CDS encoding helix-turn-helix transcriptional regulator, translating to MSIPIDTTASLLARLASLADCQRADGYACITARREHGASSVDIPQPQFAILLQGRKQVRTAQQSLEFAPGDLFLITRRCRIDVVNIPDPHSGLYLSAIVPLCAEALTAARALWNEPLPDAGDALARLPLAEHGATLLQWRQALEQGHYTEARLALAGLAVAFCRRGHGSLLIPPEPSVADRIRDLIAAQPERDWQSRDFEAQLGLSGATLRRRLASEQSSVRELITDARLAHAMSLLYTTRLPLKTVAARVGYRSLGSFNKRFAERYGLEPAAIGNS from the coding sequence ATGTCCATCCCGATCGATACCACCGCTTCGCTGCTGGCGAGACTGGCCAGCCTGGCCGACTGCCAGCGCGCCGATGGCTACGCCTGCATCACCGCACGCCGCGAGCATGGCGCCTCCTCGGTGGACATCCCGCAGCCACAGTTCGCCATCCTCCTGCAGGGACGCAAGCAGGTTCGCACCGCGCAGCAATCCCTGGAATTCGCCCCGGGCGATCTGTTCCTGATCACCCGTCGCTGCCGCATCGATGTGGTCAACATTCCCGATCCGCACAGCGGCCTGTACCTCAGTGCGATCGTGCCGCTGTGCGCCGAAGCGCTCACGGCCGCCCGGGCGCTGTGGAACGAGCCCCTGCCCGACGCCGGTGACGCGCTGGCACGGCTGCCGCTGGCCGAGCATGGCGCGACGCTGCTGCAATGGCGGCAGGCGCTGGAGCAGGGCCACTACACCGAAGCGCGGTTGGCGCTGGCCGGGCTGGCCGTGGCGTTCTGCCGGCGCGGACATGGCAGCCTGCTGATTCCACCCGAGCCCAGCGTGGCTGATCGCATCCGCGATCTGATCGCGGCCCAGCCCGAGCGCGACTGGCAGTCACGCGATTTCGAAGCGCAGCTCGGGCTCAGCGGTGCGACCCTGCGGCGGCGCTTGGCCAGCGAGCAGTCCAGCGTGCGCGAGCTGATCACCGATGCGCGGCTGGCGCATGCCATGAGCCTGCTCTACACCACCCGGTTGCCGCTGAAAACGGTGGCTGCGCGCGTGGGCTACCGCTCGCTGGGGAGCTTCAACAAGCGCTTCGCCGAACGTTACGGGTTGGAACCGGCGGCGATCGGCAACAGCTGA
- a CDS encoding thiol:disulfide interchange protein DsbA/DsbL — protein sequence MTLMPRLMLLLLALSPLSTLAAPPAPLVEGKDYDRIADAGPFAPLAGKIEVVEMFGYTCPHCAHFEPQLEAWAAKLPKDVRFTPVPAAFGGVWDSFARAYYAADQLGVAKRSHRAMFDALHEKGSLPMQNVSPDELAAFYQGFGVAPPQYIAALRSDAVDAKVKAARAFALRTKVPGTPTLIVNGVYLVKGDSFESMLRNADALIARARSGKAL from the coding sequence ATGACGTTGATGCCCCGCCTGATGCTGTTGCTGCTGGCCCTGAGCCCGTTGAGCACCCTCGCTGCCCCCCCGGCCCCGCTGGTGGAGGGCAAGGATTACGACCGCATCGCCGACGCCGGACCGTTCGCGCCGCTGGCCGGCAAGATCGAAGTCGTGGAGATGTTCGGCTACACCTGCCCGCACTGCGCGCATTTCGAGCCGCAGTTGGAAGCCTGGGCCGCCAAGCTGCCCAAGGACGTCCGTTTCACCCCGGTGCCGGCCGCCTTCGGCGGTGTCTGGGATTCGTTTGCCCGCGCCTACTACGCTGCCGATCAGCTGGGCGTGGCCAAGCGCAGCCACCGCGCGATGTTCGATGCCCTGCATGAGAAGGGCTCGCTGCCGATGCAGAACGTCTCGCCGGACGAACTGGCCGCGTTCTACCAGGGCTTCGGCGTGGCGCCGCCGCAGTACATCGCCGCGCTCAGGAGCGATGCGGTGGATGCCAAGGTCAAGGCCGCCCGCGCCTTCGCCCTGCGCACCAAGGTGCCGGGTACGCCGACGCTGATCGTCAACGGCGTGTACCTGGTCAAAGGCGACTCGTTCGAGTCCATGTTGCGCAATGCAGATGCCCTGATCGCCCGCGCGCGCAGCGGCAAGGCGCTCTGA
- the fghA gene encoding S-formylglutathione hydrolase: MERIEHRAASGGWQDVYSHASQVLGCEMNVAVYLPPQAATQKLPVLYWLSGLTCNEQNFITKAGAQRYAAEHGVILVAPDTSPRGDDVADAEGYDLGKGAGFYLNATEQPWAAHYRMYDYVVDELPALIDAHFPTTGARGISGHSMGGHGALVIALKNPGRYKSVSAFSPIVAPTRVPWGQKAFTAYLGEDRASWAAWDASELVVTATERLPLLVDQGGGDEFLDNQLQPQWLQAACTAAGHPLTLRLQPGYDHSYYFISSFIGEHIAHHAKALYA, from the coding sequence ATGGAACGCATCGAACACCGCGCCGCGTCCGGCGGTTGGCAGGACGTGTACAGCCATGCCTCGCAGGTGCTGGGCTGCGAGATGAATGTCGCCGTCTACCTGCCGCCGCAGGCGGCCACGCAGAAGCTGCCGGTGCTGTACTGGCTGAGCGGGCTGACCTGCAACGAACAGAACTTCATCACCAAGGCCGGCGCGCAGCGCTATGCCGCCGAGCACGGCGTGATCCTGGTCGCGCCGGACACCAGCCCGCGCGGCGATGACGTCGCCGATGCCGAAGGCTACGACCTGGGCAAGGGCGCTGGTTTCTATCTGAACGCCACCGAGCAGCCGTGGGCGGCGCACTACCGCATGTACGACTACGTGGTGGACGAACTGCCGGCCCTGATCGACGCGCATTTCCCGACCACCGGCGCGCGCGGCATCAGCGGCCACTCGATGGGGGGCCACGGTGCGCTGGTGATCGCCCTCAAGAACCCCGGTCGCTACAAGAGTGTGTCGGCGTTTTCGCCGATCGTCGCGCCGACACGCGTGCCGTGGGGCCAGAAAGCGTTCACTGCCTACCTGGGCGAGGACCGCGCCAGCTGGGCGGCCTGGGATGCCAGCGAACTGGTGGTCACGGCCACCGAGCGCCTGCCATTGCTGGTCGACCAGGGCGGTGGCGATGAGTTCCTCGACAACCAGCTGCAGCCGCAATGGCTGCAGGCCGCCTGCACGGCGGCCGGTCATCCGCTGACGTTGCGCCTGCAGCCCGGTTACGACCACAGCTACTACTTCATCAGCAGCTTCATCGGCGAGCACATCGCACATCACGCCAAGGCGCTGTACGCCTGA